A window of the Astyanax mexicanus isolate ESR-SI-001 chromosome 22, AstMex3_surface, whole genome shotgun sequence genome harbors these coding sequences:
- the gal3st1a gene encoding galactosylceramide sulfotransferase: protein MVVKQGKQWRSVCKGLILGTLLTSCMILLYCLSAPEVQFSLPDVPVPYSCAHRPPSVHSKAASHHSLRSSGPDQSCTPKVDIVFLKTHKTASSTILNILFRFGEKHRLKFAFPSSRNDFFYPSPFHRSQVKDYGPGVCFNIICNHMRFNEVEVAKVLPGDTSYITILRDPAELFESSFHYFGRLVPFTWKISGEDKLGEFLREPELYYDSEGFNSFYLRNLLFFDFGQDNNLPADDPRVAEGIRAIAERFELVMLVEHFEESLILLKDALCWDMEDLLFFKLNARKGSTISKLTPELRAKALEWNAVDWKLYQYFNATFWKKVEAYGTERMARDVAELRRRNKEMATICIEGGHAVDAGSIHETSMQPWQPIGEKSIMGYNLKNNVDKAHRKLCRKMLTPELQYLTDLGVNLWITKLWGHVRDILNW, encoded by the exons ATGGTTGTGAAGCAGGGGAAGCAGTGGAGGTCGGTGTGTAAGGGCCTGATTCTGGGGaccctcctgaccagctgcatgATTCTGCTTTACTGCCTGTCTGCTCCAGAGGTCCAGTTCAGCCTGCCAGA TGTTCCTGTGCCTTACTCATGTGCCCACCGTCCACCTTCTGTCCACTCCAAAGCTGCATCCCACCACAGCCTTCGGAGCTCAGGGCCGGACCAGAGCTGTACCCCAAAGGTGGACATTGTATTCCTAAAAACCCACAAAACGGCAAGCAGCACCATCCTCAACATCCTGTTCCGCTTCGGGGAGAAGCACCGCCTGAAGTTCGCCTTCCCCAGCAGCCGAAATGACTTCTTCTACCCGTCACCTTTCCACCGCTCTCAGGTGAAGGACTACGGGCCCGGCGTCTGCTTCAACATCATCTGCAATCACATGCGCTTCAACGAGGTTGAGGTGGCCAAGGTGCTTCCGGGGGACACCAGTTACATCACCATCCTGAGGGACCCGGCGGAACTCTTTGAGTCTTCTTTCCATTATTTCGGCCGTCTGGTGCCCTTCACGTGGAAGATCTCTGGGGAGGACAAGCTGGGGGAGTTCCTGCGGGAACCTGAGCTTTATTACGACTCGGAGGGCTTCAATTCCTTCTACCTCAGGAACTTGCTTTTCTTTGACTTTGGGCAGGATAATAATTTGCCAGCAGACGACCCGAGGGTGGCAGAGGGAATCCGGGCAATCGCCGAGCGATTTGAGCTGGTCATGCTGGTGGAGCACTTCGAGGAGTCGCTGATCCTGCTCAAGGATGCCCTTTGCTGGGACATGGAGGACCTGCTGTTCTTCAAACTCAACGCCCGCAAGGGCTCAACCATCTCCAAACTGACCCCCGAGCTCAGGGCTAAAGCCTTAGAGTGGAATGCAGTTGACTGGAAGCTTTACCAGTACTTCAACGCCACCTTCTGGAAGAAGGTGGAAGCGTACGGCACGGAACGCATGGCGAGGGACGTTGCCGAGCTGCGGCGCCGAAACAAAGAAATGGCCACCATCTGCATCGAAGGTGGCCACGCTGTGGATGCCGGCAGCATCCACGAGACTTCCATGCAGCCCTGGCAGCCCATAGGCGAGAAGTCTATTATGGGATACAATCTGaaaaataacgtggacaaagcgcACAGGAAGCTATGCCGAAAGATGCTGACGCCAGAGCTGCAGTACTTAACGGACTTAGGGGTCAACTTGTGGATCACGAAACTGTGGGGTCACGTGAGGGACATCTTAAACTGGTAG